The DNA segment TCATGCCTTTTCCCGTGTCATCATCGACGCATGCCGGGTCAGGCCGGACCTGAGGTTCATCGTTATCACCTCAAGCGTCGTCGGGTGGACGACACGCAAGTTCGGTCGGCTCAGCAAGATCGAGCCCGGCATCACCGTCGAGGAATATGACAGCGAGTTCTATCCCGGGCAGAGCTTCCTCGAAGAGGGTGGGTTCATCCCCATCCTGCGCACCCAGACCAAGATGACCTGGCGGCACGAGCGCTCGATCCTGCCGCGCCACGGCATGCGTCCGGGCATCGTCATGGCCGATATCTGCTGCGGCATCGGCGATTTCGCCGTGCTGGTCCAGAAGGAGTTCGAGCCGTCGCGGATCGTCGCCCTCGATCACTCCAAATCGAGCCTGGCCTATGCGAGGAACGTCGCCAGCGAGTTCGCCATCACAGGCATAGAGTATACCTATGGCGACGCCTCCGAGATGCTGCTCGATGACGACCAGTTCGATCTCGTCACCTGCCGGCACTCGCTGCAGATCTTCAATCGTCCGGCGCAGATCCTCAAGGAGCTGTTCCGGATCTGCAAACCGGGAGGCCGGGTCTACATCACCAATGAGAAGAACTCTCATTGTCTGGGTGAGCCACGCGCCGAAAGCATCCGCTGGACCTACAACGAGGTGGCAAAGCTGTTCGAACACTTCGACATGGATGTCGAGCTCGGCCCCAAAAGCCGGCGCTACCTGGCCGATGCCGGCTTTGACGACATCCGCGTCGAACAGTTCATGGTGACCAATCTCGACGGCGACCCAAAGGACTTTGCCGACATGATCGCGGCATGGGAAGAGGTCTATGCCGGTGACATGGCGGTCAAGCGCGGCGATTCCGGCGAGTTCATCAAGCAGTTCAGGCAAGGTTTCAAGGATCACATCTCGGCTGCCCTCCACCCGAAGGGATACGCAGGCTGGCCCATCTGGGCTGCCTCGGGGCAGAAGCCGCTATGAGCACGGATATGCAGGACACCCCACGTTTCGGACTGCATTCCTTCCGCGCGAAGTTCGTGCTGGTTGTGGGCGGAGCCGTCCTGTTCGACCTTTTGATGAGCGGTGGCCTGGCGCTGTGGAACGTGCAGCGGCTGTCGAAAGACGCAACCTCCGAGGTTGGCGCTGGCCTGACGACGGCAAACCAGGAGTATATCCGCTCCTATGCCGAGTCGAC comes from the Aminobacter aminovorans genome and includes:
- a CDS encoding class I SAM-dependent methyltransferase, with translation MTAHPAPSSISGRFKAHFDLNNQEFSIAGSVRPQTIDELAPSLALLKESIESVRGVLYINVRRLAQMNNTAFHAFSRVIIDACRVRPDLRFIVITSSVVGWTTRKFGRLSKIEPGITVEEYDSEFYPGQSFLEEGGFIPILRTQTKMTWRHERSILPRHGMRPGIVMADICCGIGDFAVLVQKEFEPSRIVALDHSKSSLAYARNVASEFAITGIEYTYGDASEMLLDDDQFDLVTCRHSLQIFNRPAQILKELFRICKPGGRVYITNEKNSHCLGEPRAESIRWTYNEVAKLFEHFDMDVELGPKSRRYLADAGFDDIRVEQFMVTNLDGDPKDFADMIAAWEEVYAGDMAVKRGDSGEFIKQFRQGFKDHISAALHPKGYAGWPIWAASGQKPL